In bacterium, a single genomic region encodes these proteins:
- a CDS encoding response regulator — translation MPRILLVEDNEENRDMLSRRLVREGYDLITAVDGAQGVTMGTAEQPDLILMDMSLPVLDGWEATRRLRAAPETAHIPVIALTAHAMAGDREKALAAGCDDYDIKPVELPRLLRKMKDLLQGSSQ, via the coding sequence GTGCCAAGGATCCTGCTCGTCGAGGACAATGAGGAAAACCGCGACATGCTGTCGCGCCGCCTAGTGCGCGAGGGCTACGACCTCATTACGGCCGTGGACGGGGCGCAGGGGGTGACGATGGGGACGGCCGAACAGCCGGACCTGATCCTGATGGACATGAGCCTCCCCGTGCTCGATGGCTGGGAGGCTACCCGCAGGCTGAGAGCCGCGCCGGAGACGGCGCACATCCCCGTCATCGCCCTCACGGCCCATGCCATGGCGGGGGATCGTGAGAAGGCCCTGGCAGCCGGCTGTGACGACTACGACATCAAGCCGGTGGAACTGCCCCGTCTGCTCCGGAAGATGAAGGACCTGCTGCAGGGGAGCTCACAGTGA